In Fibrobacter sp. UWB2, the following are encoded in one genomic region:
- a CDS encoding nucleotidyl transferase AbiEii/AbiGii toxin family protein, with protein MGFKMVQDIAKSVRNRLLEQTRKTHGNYQQVLIRFFHERLMYRLAKSKHRSSFYLKGGSLLFALNPIIARPTLDVDLLGINFPSKPELLRSMFADICSQTCPEDGITFDIDSIQVEDIMNDKEYLGLHVKIQANLDSIRQWVAIDVGFGDSVVGVKEMAYPTLLDNLPKANIFVYSIESIVAEKFHAMIARDESNSRMKDFFDVYQILTNHKIDNQVLESAIKATFRARKTNYTPNANLFSAKFAHDESRLALWKNFLHKIKYTNPLNFEDVMNLIRDRLGMYWTKEMLE; from the coding sequence TTGGGATTTAAGATGGTTCAGGATATTGCAAAATCAGTGCGGAATCGCCTGTTAGAGCAGACAAGAAAAACGCACGGGAACTACCAGCAGGTTCTCATACGCTTCTTTCATGAACGCTTGATGTATCGGCTTGCTAAAAGCAAGCACAGGTCTTCGTTTTATTTGAAGGGCGGTTCATTACTGTTCGCTTTGAATCCTATAATTGCACGCCCGACTTTGGATGTGGACTTGCTTGGCATAAATTTCCCTTCAAAGCCAGAACTGCTCCGCTCCATGTTTGCAGATATATGTTCGCAAACGTGTCCTGAAGATGGCATTACTTTCGACATCGATTCCATTCAAGTTGAAGACATCATGAACGACAAGGAATATCTCGGACTTCATGTGAAAATACAAGCAAATCTGGATTCAATTCGCCAGTGGGTTGCCATCGACGTTGGTTTCGGAGATTCGGTTGTTGGCGTAAAAGAAATGGCATACCCCACACTTCTCGACAATTTGCCTAAAGCGAATATTTTCGTCTATTCAATTGAATCAATTGTTGCGGAAAAATTTCACGCCATGATTGCCCGCGACGAAAGCAATAGCCGGATGAAGGATTTCTTTGATGTCTATCAGATTTTGACAAATCACAAGATTGACAATCAGGTTCTTGAATCTGCCATCAAGGCGACTTTCCGCGCAAGGAAAACGAATTACACTCCCAATGCAAACCTTTTTTCTGCCAAATTCGCCCATGACGAATCAAGACTTGCACTCTGGAAAAACTTCTTGCACAAAATCAAATACACAAATCCATTGAATTTTGAAGACGTAATGAATTTGATTCGTGATAGGCTAGGAATGTACTGGACAAAAGAGATGCTGGAGTAA